One stretch of Flavobacterium sp. 9 DNA includes these proteins:
- a CDS encoding antibiotic biosynthesis monooxygenase: protein MIAVIFEVIPNEGKKGEYLDIAASLRPELDHIEGFISIERFQSFSDPEKVLSLSFWRDEESIQQWRNLEMHRHAQSKGRNEVFKDYHLRIATVVRDYGMFDRKETPEDSSSYHE from the coding sequence ATGATAGCAGTAATTTTTGAAGTAATTCCTAACGAAGGAAAAAAAGGAGAATATCTTGATATCGCCGCAAGTCTGCGACCGGAATTAGACCATATAGAAGGTTTTATATCTATTGAGAGATTTCAGAGTTTTAGTGATCCTGAAAAGGTTTTGTCTTTGTCTTTTTGGAGAGATGAAGAAAGCATTCAGCAATGGAGAAATCTCGAAATGCATCGTCATGCGCAATCAAAAGGCAGAAATGAAGTTTTTAAGGATTATCATTTAAGAATTGCAACTGTAGTTCGTGATTACGGAATGTTCGATAGAAAAGAAACTCCGGAAGATAGTTCGTCATATCATGAGTAA
- the rluF gene encoding 23S rRNA pseudouridine(2604) synthase RluF, with the protein MEENLKRLNKFIGETGYCSRREADKLIEEGRVTINGVVPEMGTKVSPNDEVRIDGKLIVEKHEKLVYLAFNKPVGIECTTNLEVRNNIVDYINYPKRIFPIGRLDKASEGLIFMTNDGDIVNKILRARNNHEKEYTVTVNRPITDRFIERMGNGVPILDTVTRKCKVEQISKYTFKIILTQGLNRQIRRMTEYLGYDVTALKRIRIINISLDIPVGRYRDLTDDEIKELNQLIEPSSKTEEASLPKVEAPKAPKTPPTRRTEFISKYDPRFKKKGDY; encoded by the coding sequence ATGGAAGAGAATTTAAAACGTCTTAATAAATTTATTGGAGAAACAGGTTATTGTTCTCGTCGTGAAGCGGATAAACTTATTGAAGAAGGACGTGTAACAATAAATGGTGTTGTGCCTGAAATGGGAACGAAAGTTTCACCAAATGATGAAGTACGTATTGACGGAAAATTGATTGTTGAGAAACATGAAAAATTGGTTTACCTGGCTTTCAACAAACCGGTTGGAATTGAATGTACAACGAATTTAGAGGTACGAAATAATATTGTGGATTATATTAATTATCCAAAACGTATTTTTCCGATTGGAAGATTGGATAAAGCCAGTGAAGGATTAATTTTTATGACGAATGATGGTGATATCGTAAACAAGATTTTGCGCGCCAGAAACAATCACGAAAAAGAATATACGGTAACGGTTAACAGACCGATTACGGATCGTTTTATTGAACGAATGGGAAATGGTGTTCCGATTTTGGATACGGTTACCCGAAAATGTAAAGTGGAACAGATCAGTAAATACACGTTTAAAATTATTTTAACGCAAGGTTTAAACCGTCAGATTCGTAGAATGACTGAATATCTGGGTTATGATGTAACGGCGCTTAAACGTATCCGAATTATTAATATATCGCTTGATATTCCGGTTGGTCGTTATCGCGATTTGACTGATGATGAGATTAAAGAATTAAATCAATTGATTGAACCATCCAGTAAAACCGAGGAAGCGAGTTTACCAAAAGTAGAAGCTCCTAAAGCTCCTAAAACTCCTCCAACCAGAAGAACAGAATTTATTTCAAAATATGATCCCCGATTTAAGAAAAAAGGAGATTATTAA
- a CDS encoding magnesium transporter CorA family protein — translation MKAFYKNNNGLIETQEWIPNCWINIESPSETEKKYLLEELQIPEAFYNDIEDIDERPRIEIEDGWTLIIMRVPIKSNDVKLPFQTIPMGLIFKKDICVTISFYETQIISDFVQYTRRKNIHIKDNYDLVLRLLLSSSVWYLKYLKQINQKIKLAEDNLEKSIKNAELQALLQIEKCLVFFITSLKGNDVLFHRIKNLKAHREHFDSDLLEDVDIELGQAQDTANIYSNILTGMMDAYASVISNNMNNIMKQMTSISIILMIPTLIASLYGMNVPNGMEESKYGFWILLFISVILSSCGAFLFKRRRWF, via the coding sequence ATGAAAGCCTTTTACAAAAACAACAACGGATTAATCGAAACTCAAGAATGGATTCCAAATTGCTGGATCAATATCGAATCTCCTTCAGAAACCGAAAAAAAATATTTACTGGAAGAGCTTCAAATTCCTGAAGCATTTTACAATGACATTGAAGATATCGACGAAAGACCTCGTATCGAAATAGAAGATGGCTGGACGCTTATTATTATGCGTGTTCCTATAAAAAGTAACGACGTAAAGTTGCCTTTTCAAACCATTCCGATGGGTTTAATTTTTAAAAAAGATATTTGTGTTACCATTAGCTTTTATGAAACACAAATAATCTCTGATTTTGTACAATACACCAGACGAAAAAATATACATATAAAAGACAACTACGATTTAGTTTTAAGATTGTTATTGTCGTCAAGTGTTTGGTATTTGAAATATCTAAAACAAATCAATCAAAAGATAAAACTGGCCGAAGATAATTTGGAGAAATCGATCAAAAATGCAGAATTACAAGCGCTTTTGCAAATCGAAAAATGTTTGGTGTTTTTTATTACTTCCTTAAAAGGAAACGATGTTTTATTTCACAGAATTAAAAATCTAAAAGCTCACAGAGAACATTTTGATTCTGATTTATTAGAAGATGTTGATATCGAGTTAGGCCAGGCGCAAGATACAGCCAATATTTATAGCAACATTTTGACAGGAATGATGGACGCTTATGCATCGGTAATTTCTAATAATATGAATAATATTATGAAGCAAATGACTTCGATTTCTATTATTCTAATGATTCCTACTTTGATCGCCAGTTTATACGGAATGAACGTGCCAAATGGTATGGAAGAAAGTAAATATGGATTTTGGATACTTCTTTTTATATCCGTTATTTTATCTTCTTGCGGAGCATTTTTGTTTAAAAGAAGAAGATGGTTTTGA
- a CDS encoding DUF4173 domain-containing protein, which produces MKKHQIILASSLIFTLLFYNESVGVNLAIFGLLLTCLISYSFQDRSVDRSHLVLVITSVLSCLAFAWYGDAASFFAMAISVLFLQFKTQDSQLKIIQIFPLVFLNAFATLGRVFMFGQWLPERKIHNNFAKKLVAYVVIPTIFLVVFFAAYSFGSAHFSSLLTDYTLDLDIVQVILIGILGFYISFSFWNYWVPEICYEKNEILDNEFSNVNEIKNQNTFSFLDLDFERKSGEITLFLLNFMLLIFIVTYNYEQFFEVVTAQASKLSSDTHERVNAVIFSIIMAVGVILFYFKGGFNFDKKAANLKKLAQIWIVLNGLLIVSTIIKNSEYVSFFGLTYKRLGVYAFLILAIIGLVFTFLKIRRQKTNAYLVNQMVWYFYGTILLCSFVNWGNLITNYNISVNKGVEPRFLSSLNFNDEARREYFLKNDLDGRLQEINREELINGYQNESFLSKALYYEFVSNK; this is translated from the coding sequence ATGAAAAAACACCAGATTATCTTAGCTAGCAGTTTGATTTTTACACTGCTTTTTTACAACGAGTCAGTAGGAGTTAATCTCGCTATTTTTGGACTATTATTAACTTGTTTAATTTCCTATTCATTTCAGGATCGTTCTGTTGACAGGTCGCATTTGGTTTTGGTAATTACTTCAGTTTTATCTTGTTTGGCATTTGCCTGGTATGGCGATGCTGCGTCTTTTTTTGCTATGGCAATATCAGTTCTCTTTTTGCAATTCAAGACTCAGGATTCACAACTTAAAATAATACAAATTTTTCCGCTTGTGTTTTTAAATGCATTTGCCACATTAGGACGTGTTTTTATGTTTGGTCAATGGCTTCCGGAAAGAAAAATTCACAACAATTTTGCTAAAAAACTAGTGGCTTATGTTGTAATTCCAACGATCTTTTTAGTGGTCTTTTTTGCAGCTTATTCATTCGGGAGTGCTCATTTTTCGTCTTTGCTAACAGATTATACTTTAGATCTTGATATTGTTCAGGTTATTCTAATAGGAATTCTGGGATTTTATATCTCGTTCAGTTTTTGGAATTATTGGGTACCGGAAATTTGTTATGAAAAAAACGAAATACTTGACAATGAATTCAGTAATGTAAACGAAATCAAAAATCAAAATACATTTTCTTTTCTTGATTTAGATTTCGAAAGAAAGAGCGGAGAAATTACTTTATTTCTTCTGAATTTTATGCTTTTAATTTTTATCGTGACCTATAATTACGAGCAGTTTTTTGAAGTTGTCACAGCTCAAGCTTCTAAACTTAGTTCAGATACACACGAGAGAGTAAATGCTGTGATTTTTTCGATCATAATGGCGGTTGGTGTAATCTTATTTTATTTCAAAGGCGGATTCAATTTTGATAAAAAAGCAGCAAATCTTAAAAAACTGGCGCAAATTTGGATCGTATTAAATGGGCTTTTAATAGTAAGTACAATCATTAAAAACTCAGAATATGTTTCTTTCTTCGGGTTAACCTACAAACGATTGGGAGTTTATGCTTTTCTAATTTTAGCAATAATAGGCTTAGTGTTTACATTCTTAAAAATCAGAAGACAAAAAACAAATGCCTATTTAGTCAATCAAATGGTTTGGTATTTCTACGGAACAATACTTTTGTGTAGTTTTGTAAATTGGGGAAATCTAATTACAAATTACAATATCTCTGTAAATAAAGGAGTAGAACCAAGGTTTTTAAGCAGTTTGAATTTTAATGATGAAGCCCGAAGAGAATATTTTTTAAAGAATGATTTAGATGGTCGATTGCAAGAAATTAACAGAGAAGAGCTAATTAATGGATATCAGAATGAATCATTTTTATCAAAAGCGCTCTATTATGAGTTTGTGAGTAATAAATAG
- a CDS encoding transcriptional regulator, producing the protein MGIIDKLNKDFESRVRLGIMSILMVNEWVDFTEMKNLLNITDGNLASHSSALEKSEYIEVKKEFVGKKPKTSYQVTPRGRAAFKEHLSYLEKLMKS; encoded by the coding sequence ATGGGAATTATTGATAAACTAAATAAAGATTTTGAAAGCCGTGTCAGATTGGGAATTATGTCCATTCTGATGGTTAATGAATGGGTTGATTTTACCGAGATGAAAAACCTCCTTAATATCACCGATGGAAATTTAGCAAGTCATTCCTCAGCGCTTGAAAAGTCAGAATATATCGAAGTCAAAAAAGAGTTTGTAGGCAAAAAGCCCAAAACCTCGTATCAAGTTACACCTAGAGGACGTGCGGCCTTTAAAGAGCACTTATCTTATCTTGAAAAATTAATGAAATCTTAA
- a CDS encoding bifunctional 5,10-methylenetetrahydrofolate dehydrogenase/5,10-methenyltetrahydrofolate cyclohydrolase encodes MQLLDGKKTAEDIKNEIAAEVQSIKDAGGKVPHLAAVIVGTNGASLTYVGSKVKSCQQIGFDSTLVSLPEDITEEALLAKIKELNEDDDLDGFIVQLPLPKHIDEQKILLAIDPDKDVDGFHPTNFGRMALEMESFIPATPFGIMQLLERYNVETAGKHTVVIGRSHIVGRPMSILMSRKGNPGDSTVTLTHSRTKNLAEFTKNADIIITALGVPEFLKADMVKDGVVIVDVGITRVEDASNPKGYVIKGDVDFDGVSKKSSFITPVPGGVGPMTIAMLLKNTLLARKMRSAKK; translated from the coding sequence ATGCAACTACTAGACGGTAAAAAAACAGCTGAAGACATTAAAAACGAAATTGCAGCCGAAGTTCAATCAATAAAAGATGCCGGAGGAAAAGTACCTCATTTGGCAGCAGTAATTGTTGGAACAAACGGAGCGAGTTTAACTTACGTAGGAAGTAAAGTAAAATCTTGCCAGCAAATAGGCTTTGATTCAACTTTGGTAAGTTTACCGGAAGACATCACCGAAGAAGCTTTACTGGCAAAAATCAAAGAATTAAACGAAGATGACGATCTTGACGGATTCATCGTTCAGTTGCCATTGCCAAAACATATCGACGAACAAAAAATATTATTGGCAATCGATCCAGATAAAGATGTTGATGGTTTTCACCCAACAAACTTTGGTAGAATGGCTCTAGAAATGGAAAGTTTCATTCCTGCAACACCATTCGGAATCATGCAATTATTAGAACGTTATAACGTAGAAACTGCCGGAAAACACACCGTTGTTATTGGTAGAAGCCACATTGTAGGTCGCCCAATGAGTATCTTAATGAGCCGCAAAGGAAATCCTGGAGATTCAACAGTTACATTAACTCACAGTAGAACTAAAAATTTAGCTGAATTCACTAAAAATGCAGATATTATTATCACGGCTTTAGGAGTTCCTGAATTCTTAAAAGCAGATATGGTTAAAGACGGAGTTGTAATCGTAGACGTTGGAATTACTCGTGTAGAAGATGCATCAAACCCAAAAGGGTATGTTATCAAAGGTGATGTTGATTTTGACGGTGTAAGCAAGAAATCATCGTTTATCACGCCAGTTCCTGGTGGAGTAGGACCAATGACAATTGCGATGTTGCTTAAAAATACACTTTTAGCAAGAAAAATGAGAAGCGCGAAAAAATAA
- the ffh gene encoding signal recognition particle protein, producing the protein MFDNLSDKLDKAFHILKGHGKITEVNVAETLKEVRRALLDADVNFKIAKDFTAKVKEKAIGQDVLTTLQPGQLLVKLVKDELTELMGGDVAGINLSGNPSIILMSGLQGSGKTTFSGKLANFLKTKKNKKPLLVACDIYRPAAINQLHVVGDQIGVEVYSEPENKNPVEIAQNAIKHAKANGFNVVIVDTAGRLAVDQEMMDEIARVHKAIQPQETLFVVDAMTGQDAVNTAKAFNDILNFDGVILTKLDGDTRGGAAISIKSVVNKPIKFVGTGEKMEAIDVFYPDRMAERILGMGDVVSLVERAQEQFDEEEARKLQKKIAKNEFGFDDFLTQIQQVKKMGNMKDLVGMIPGASKAMKDVEIEDDAFKHIEAIIHSMTPIERSKPAIIDVKRKARIAKGSGTKVEQVNQLMKQFDQMSKMMKMMQGPGGKNLMKMMGGMKGMPGGMPR; encoded by the coding sequence ATGTTTGATAATTTAAGTGATAAGTTAGATAAAGCGTTCCATATATTAAAAGGACACGGTAAAATTACAGAAGTAAACGTTGCCGAAACCTTAAAAGAAGTTCGTCGTGCCTTACTTGATGCCGATGTTAACTTTAAAATTGCTAAAGATTTTACTGCCAAAGTAAAAGAAAAAGCAATTGGTCAGGACGTTTTAACAACACTTCAACCAGGACAATTATTGGTGAAGTTGGTAAAAGACGAACTAACAGAATTAATGGGTGGAGATGTTGCGGGAATCAACCTTTCTGGAAATCCAAGCATTATCTTAATGTCAGGATTGCAAGGTTCTGGTAAAACAACTTTCTCTGGTAAGCTTGCCAATTTTTTAAAGACTAAGAAAAATAAAAAACCACTTCTTGTAGCTTGTGATATCTACCGTCCTGCGGCGATTAATCAGTTGCACGTTGTTGGAGATCAAATAGGTGTTGAGGTTTACTCAGAGCCGGAAAATAAAAATCCTGTAGAGATTGCTCAAAACGCAATCAAACATGCAAAAGCAAACGGTTTCAACGTAGTTATTGTCGATACAGCCGGACGTCTTGCAGTAGATCAGGAAATGATGGATGAAATTGCTCGTGTTCATAAAGCAATTCAGCCACAAGAAACTTTGTTTGTTGTTGATGCAATGACAGGACAAGATGCTGTAAATACAGCAAAAGCCTTCAACGATATCTTAAACTTCGACGGAGTTATTTTAACGAAATTAGATGGTGATACACGTGGTGGAGCTGCAATTTCGATTAAATCGGTTGTAAACAAACCAATCAAATTTGTGGGTACAGGCGAGAAGATGGAAGCAATTGATGTTTTCTATCCAGATCGTATGGCTGAGCGTATCTTAGGTATGGGAGACGTTGTGTCTCTTGTAGAAAGAGCGCAAGAACAATTTGACGAAGAAGAAGCAAGAAAACTTCAAAAGAAAATCGCTAAGAACGAATTTGGTTTTGATGATTTCTTAACTCAAATTCAGCAAGTAAAGAAAATGGGTAATATGAAGGACTTGGTTGGAATGATACCGGGAGCTTCAAAAGCCATGAAAGATGTAGAAATAGAAGATGATGCTTTTAAACATATAGAAGCAATCATTCACTCGATGACGCCAATCGAAAGAAGCAAACCTGCCATAATCGACGTAAAAAGGAAAGCCAGAATCGCTAAAGGTTCCGGAACCAAAGTCGAGCAAGTAAATCAGTTAATGAAGCAATTCGACCAAATGAGCAAAATGATGAAGATGATGCAAGGTCCAGGCGGAAAAAACCTGATGAAAATGATGGGAGGCATGAAAGGAATGCCAGGCGGAATGCCGAGATAA
- a CDS encoding MBOAT family protein: MITIDSINDWFVQNFGAITLEQAKSWFIYNPEEKLLFNTGLFLGLFLVFYFVYAFLRKTFYLRLTYVILFSLFFYYKSSGIYFLLLLLSSVVDYGLSQIIFKATKDSTKKIYLVISVILNLGLLGYFKYMNFMIVTFNDMFHGNYQLHDVFLPVGISFYTFQSMSYIIEIYREEIKPTKNYIEYLFFVSFFPQLVAGPIVRAKDFLPQIYQKLNLTKQDVNNALFLIIGGLIKKTVISNYISINFVDRVFDTPMNYTSFENLMASYGYAIQIYCDFSGYSDMAIGIALLLGFKLPANFRTPYKSTSITDFWRRWHISLSTWLKDFLYISIGGNREGTFAGYLFPSLFFFGLLLWGISNVSVSYIPLGIAIGALVIFCLTFLLSKKKNQTLVTNFNLFTTMLLGGLWHGAGAQFIVWGALHGLALAVHKIFMEFFPSKKDGKGSGFLWKFFSIVITFHFVVFCWIFFRARDFETALQVINNIGQLTFEPEHWKAIVLGYKNVFGLMLFGYVWHFLPEVITDKMKFVFDKTPLLGKAIILGFVYWIVYATAVAGSQPFIYFQF; encoded by the coding sequence TTGATTACAATTGATAGCATAAATGATTGGTTTGTTCAAAATTTTGGTGCAATTACCTTAGAACAAGCTAAAAGTTGGTTTATATACAATCCCGAGGAAAAATTATTGTTTAACACAGGTTTATTCTTAGGACTGTTTTTGGTTTTTTATTTTGTGTATGCTTTTTTACGCAAGACATTTTATTTAAGATTAACGTATGTTATTCTGTTCTCGCTTTTCTTTTATTATAAGTCAAGCGGAATTTACTTTTTACTATTGTTGCTTTCATCTGTTGTCGATTATGGCTTGAGTCAGATTATTTTTAAAGCAACAAAAGACAGTACAAAGAAAATTTATCTTGTAATAAGTGTGATCCTGAATTTAGGATTACTAGGATATTTCAAGTACATGAATTTCATGATTGTGACATTCAATGATATGTTTCATGGTAATTATCAGCTTCATGATGTTTTTCTTCCTGTCGGAATTTCGTTTTATACTTTTCAATCGATGAGTTATATTATTGAGATTTATCGTGAAGAAATTAAACCGACAAAAAACTATATCGAATATTTATTTTTCGTTTCGTTTTTCCCGCAATTAGTTGCCGGACCAATCGTTAGAGCAAAAGATTTCTTGCCGCAGATTTATCAAAAATTAAATCTAACAAAGCAAGATGTAAATAACGCTTTGTTTTTAATCATTGGCGGATTAATTAAGAAAACTGTAATCTCAAATTATATCTCTATAAATTTCGTTGACCGTGTTTTTGATACGCCAATGAATTATACTTCATTCGAAAATTTAATGGCATCTTATGGATATGCGATTCAAATTTATTGTGACTTTTCAGGATATTCAGATATGGCAATCGGAATTGCTTTGTTATTAGGTTTCAAATTACCGGCCAACTTTAGAACACCATACAAATCAACTTCGATAACAGATTTCTGGAGAAGATGGCATATTTCGCTTTCAACTTGGTTAAAAGATTTCTTGTATATCTCTATTGGAGGAAACAGAGAAGGAACATTCGCAGGATATTTATTCCCAAGTTTATTCTTTTTTGGGTTATTGCTTTGGGGAATTTCAAACGTAAGTGTGAGTTATATTCCATTAGGTATTGCAATTGGAGCACTAGTTATCTTTTGTTTGACATTTTTACTTTCGAAGAAAAAAAATCAAACGCTTGTAACCAATTTCAATTTGTTTACCACAATGCTTTTAGGCGGATTATGGCATGGAGCCGGAGCACAATTTATTGTTTGGGGAGCATTACACGGATTAGCATTAGCGGTACATAAAATTTTCATGGAATTTTTCCCTTCTAAGAAAGATGGTAAAGGTTCAGGTTTTTTATGGAAATTCTTTTCAATCGTAATTACATTCCATTTTGTAGTTTTCTGTTGGATCTTTTTCCGCGCCAGAGATTTCGAAACGGCGTTACAAGTAATCAATAATATTGGTCAATTGACTTTCGAACCAGAACATTGGAAAGCAATTGTTTTAGGATATAAAAATGTGTTTGGATTAATGCTTTTCGGATATGTTTGGCATTTCTTACCTGAAGTTATTACAGACAAAATGAAATTTGTTTTCGATAAAACACCTTTATTAGGAAAAGCAATTATCCTTGGTTTCGTATATTGGATCGTTTACGCAACAGCAGTTGCAGGTTCACAACCTTTTATTTATTTCCAATTTTAA
- a CDS encoding GDSL-type esterase/lipase family protein, whose protein sequence is MTRLLILFCCLFFSTNEKPKTTDSHPIAKNMIHKVDSAVIEPFSDQEIYNAKVLESFFEKLQKNEKNNNQKINIVHIGDSHIQGDLMTNEIRKNLQQKFGNAGRGLVFPYQLANTNGSYNERFRSNRVWESYRNIHPFKNVPIGLSGIGLWRDTGGFAVELNVKDAAYKFNTIRIITPQNQNMFDLATSAQTNIIQSTERKVITHKIKKGEAISTIADKYNVSVAEIKRNNHLKSDNIRAGRVLKIQTNETKPKAIKNSSFVSLDLESDSFSHYYNSDKALDKIYLIPNKDAKKYELNGIVLEKDSPGLIYSSIGVNGAKFSDYTKYPLFFEQLKALHPDLLVLSLGTNESYDHMEAPAYIEQIRQFIKKVREQNINVPIIISTPAPSLLKGRRTNTYIFDYARSIIQIAETDNIAVWDLYDEFGGMHGINQLKTQGLIGPDWVHYSKNGYEKQGNLFTQAFLSAYNNFKLKN, encoded by the coding sequence ATGACTAGACTTCTAATTTTGTTTTGTTGCCTTTTTTTCTCAACAAACGAAAAACCAAAAACGACAGATTCACATCCAATAGCAAAAAATATGATTCACAAAGTCGATTCAGCAGTGATTGAACCCTTTTCTGATCAGGAGATTTATAATGCAAAAGTATTAGAAAGCTTTTTTGAGAAATTGCAGAAAAATGAAAAGAACAACAATCAAAAGATAAACATTGTTCATATTGGAGATTCTCATATTCAGGGTGATTTAATGACCAATGAAATCAGAAAGAATCTACAGCAGAAATTTGGAAATGCAGGTCGTGGTTTAGTTTTTCCTTATCAATTAGCCAATACAAACGGATCTTATAATGAGCGTTTTCGTTCGAATAGAGTATGGGAAAGTTACCGAAATATTCATCCCTTTAAAAACGTTCCTATTGGTTTAAGCGGAATTGGACTTTGGAGAGATACTGGTGGTTTTGCAGTTGAACTGAATGTCAAAGATGCGGCTTATAAGTTTAATACAATTCGAATTATTACGCCGCAAAACCAGAATATGTTTGATTTGGCAACATCAGCGCAAACCAATATTATTCAGTCGACAGAGCGAAAAGTAATAACACACAAAATCAAAAAAGGAGAAGCGATATCGACAATTGCTGATAAATACAATGTTTCAGTTGCCGAAATCAAAAGAAACAATCACTTAAAGTCAGATAATATTCGTGCTGGAAGAGTTTTGAAAATTCAAACAAACGAAACAAAACCTAAGGCAATCAAGAATTCTTCGTTTGTTTCTTTAGATTTAGAATCAGATTCCTTTAGTCATTATTACAATTCAGATAAAGCATTAGATAAAATTTATTTGATTCCGAATAAAGACGCTAAAAAATATGAACTAAACGGAATTGTTCTCGAGAAGGATTCACCAGGGTTAATTTACAGCAGTATTGGAGTAAACGGTGCTAAGTTTTCGGATTATACTAAATATCCTTTGTTCTTTGAGCAGTTAAAAGCGTTACATCCTGATTTGTTGGTCCTTTCTTTAGGAACAAATGAAAGCTACGATCATATGGAAGCTCCGGCTTATATTGAACAGATTCGTCAGTTTATTAAGAAAGTCAGAGAACAAAATATAAACGTTCCGATAATTATTAGCACGCCGGCGCCGTCTTTGCTTAAAGGCAGAAGAACTAATACTTATATATTCGATTATGCCAGAAGTATAATTCAAATTGCCGAAACGGATAATATTGCCGTTTGGGATTTATATGATGAATTTGGAGGAATGCATGGAATTAATCAATTAAAAACTCAAGGATTAATAGGACCGGATTGGGTTCATTATTCTAAAAACGGATACGAAAAGCAAGGGAATTTGTTTACACAGGCATTTTTAAGCGCATACAATAATTTTAAATTAAAGAATTAA
- a CDS encoding SGNH/GDSL hydrolase family protein, protein MNTKSYFFQSFAIVALAFVAFIGFKQILPDKIFSESKIDSKNVLIDSMLLESVAKDSLSLKGDSIEESERRLGEEKIIYNATEGIEFPSETFDNYKGYQYLISFYEKLYQLEKNPQSNVRIAYYGDSMTDGDLIVQDVRANYQERFGGNGVGFVPITSESSASRGSVKSLYSKNWKTQSYLNVKRPISPFGVNGHVFFANDKANSTWVQYEAGLNKNSTSLDNPTLFYGRASKRGNVNFVIGRDTLRKSLIPNNLVNTLKVTSGSIKAFKANFIHADSIPIYGFNFDNGKGVHVDNFSQRGNSGLPISGFDAGVMQAFNTNLKYDLIILHYGTNVLNYGTKNYFWYERGMKKTVNKIKESFPGVSILIISTADKSTKYDLEMKTDSAVVPLMKAQKRYALETESGFVNLYTLMGGDGSMVKWVDESPAKANKDYTHFNQRGAKAIGRLLYDQLNKGYEEYKVLRENRETVTDKRKTVKKTNTDSVSVKKDSVDD, encoded by the coding sequence GTGAATACAAAATCTTATTTTTTTCAGTCTTTTGCAATCGTAGCTTTAGCGTTTGTAGCCTTTATTGGATTTAAGCAAATCTTGCCGGATAAAATCTTTTCAGAAAGTAAAATTGATTCCAAAAATGTACTAATCGATAGTATGCTTTTAGAATCAGTGGCAAAAGATTCATTATCGCTAAAAGGCGATAGTATCGAGGAGAGCGAGCGAAGACTGGGCGAGGAAAAAATCATTTATAATGCTACAGAAGGAATTGAATTTCCATCTGAGACTTTTGATAATTACAAAGGTTATCAGTATTTGATATCTTTTTATGAAAAATTATACCAGCTTGAAAAGAATCCGCAGAGCAATGTCAGAATTGCTTATTATGGAGATTCCATGACAGATGGAGATTTAATTGTGCAGGATGTTCGTGCCAATTATCAGGAACGTTTTGGTGGAAACGGAGTTGGTTTTGTGCCTATAACTTCGGAATCTTCTGCTTCCAGAGGTTCCGTAAAATCATTGTATTCTAAGAACTGGAAAACACAATCATATTTGAATGTCAAGAGACCAATAAGTCCTTTTGGTGTAAACGGACACGTATTTTTTGCAAATGATAAAGCAAATTCAACCTGGGTTCAATACGAAGCTGGATTAAATAAAAACTCAACATCATTAGATAATCCAACATTGTTTTATGGAAGAGCTTCTAAAAGAGGAAATGTAAATTTTGTGATCGGAAGAGATACATTACGAAAAAGCTTAATTCCGAATAATTTAGTAAATACTTTAAAAGTTACTTCAGGAAGTATAAAAGCTTTCAAAGCAAACTTTATTCACGCAGATTCAATTCCGATTTACGGATTTAATTTTGATAATGGAAAAGGAGTTCACGTTGATAACTTCTCACAAAGAGGAAATTCAGGATTGCCAATTTCTGGTTTTGATGCAGGCGTAATGCAAGCATTTAATACTAATCTAAAATACGATTTGATTATCTTGCATTATGGAACCAACGTATTGAACTACGGAACTAAGAATTATTTCTGGTACGAAAGAGGAATGAAAAAAACAGTAAATAAAATCAAAGAATCATTCCCTGGAGTTTCGATTTTGATTATTTCAACCGCAGATAAATCGACTAAGTATGATCTTGAAATGAAAACAGATTCTGCTGTTGTTCCTTTAATGAAAGCTCAAAAAAGATATGCATTAGAAACCGAATCAGGATTTGTAAATTTATATACTTTAATGGGCGGTGACGGATCGATGGTAAAATGGGTTGACGAATCTCCGGCGAAAGCCAATAAAGATTATACACACTTTAATCAGCGTGGTGCAAAAGCAATTGGTAGATTATTGTACGATCAATTGAACAAAGGATACGAAGAATATAAAGTACTTCGTGAGAATAGAGAAACTGTTACCGATAAACGAAAAACAGTCAAAAAAACAAATACAGACTCTGTTTCTGTAAAAAAAGATAGCGTAGATGACTAG